In the genome of Enterococcus hirae ATCC 9790, one region contains:
- the pstB gene encoding phosphate ABC transporter ATP-binding protein PstB: protein MTKEIISSKDLHLYYGKKEALKGIDLSFNQGEITAMIGPSGCGKSTYLRSLNRMNDLIPSVTITGSVLYKGKDIYGPKTDIVELRKEIGMVFQQPNPFPFSIYENVIYGLKLKGEKDKKVLDQVVEESLKAASVWDDVKDKLHKSALSLSGGQQQRVCIARVLAVNPEIILLDEPTSALDPVSTGKIESMLLELKERYTMIIVTHNMSQASRISDKTAFFLDGNLIEFNDTKKIFMTPEKQETEDYISGRFG, encoded by the coding sequence ATGACAAAAGAAATTATCTCATCAAAAGATCTTCACTTATATTATGGAAAAAAAGAAGCGTTAAAAGGAATCGATCTAAGCTTCAATCAAGGCGAAATCACAGCGATGATTGGTCCTTCTGGCTGTGGTAAATCAACTTATCTACGCTCATTGAATCGAATGAATGATTTGATACCGAGTGTGACGATCACTGGAAGTGTCCTGTATAAAGGAAAAGATATCTATGGCCCTAAAACGGACATTGTTGAATTGCGTAAAGAAATTGGAATGGTCTTCCAACAACCAAATCCTTTTCCCTTTTCGATTTACGAAAATGTGATCTATGGGTTAAAACTAAAAGGCGAAAAAGATAAAAAAGTCCTTGATCAAGTAGTCGAAGAAAGTTTAAAGGCTGCATCTGTGTGGGATGATGTCAAAGACAAACTGCATAAAAGTGCCTTATCCTTATCAGGTGGTCAACAACAACGGGTATGCATTGCAAGAGTGTTAGCCGTCAATCCAGAAATTATTTTGTTAGATGAGCCAACTAGTGCGCTTGATCCTGTTTCTACTGGGAAAATCGAAAGCATGCTCTTGGAATTAAAGGAAAGATATACTATGATTATAGTTACGCATAATATGTCACAAGCTTCACGGATTTCTGATAAAACAGCCTTTTTCTTAGATGGGAATTTAATTGAGTTCAATGATACGAAAAAAATCTTTATGACTCCAGAAAAACAAGAAACGGAAGACTATATCTCAGGGCGATTTGGATAA
- the phoU gene encoding phosphate signaling complex protein PhoU, whose amino-acid sequence MLRTQFEEELLNLHNQFYEMGMMVSSAVHKSVRSYIKHDKALAQEVIENDIKINDMETRLEKKSFEMIALQQPVTTDLRMIITVMKASSDLERMADHAVSVAKSTIRVKGQTRIPEIEKEISDMSDYVKKMVDNVLVAYVKTDEKDARTIANMDQRVNDYFNRIYNATIKNMQSDPETVISGTDYLNVASYLERIGDYVTNICEWIVYLATGKITELNSNHNEIF is encoded by the coding sequence ATGTTACGTACACAGTTTGAAGAAGAACTACTTAACCTTCATAATCAATTTTATGAGATGGGGATGATGGTAAGTAGTGCAGTGCATAAATCAGTTCGTTCTTATATCAAACATGATAAAGCACTTGCTCAAGAAGTGATCGAAAATGATATTAAAATCAACGACATGGAAACACGTTTAGAGAAAAAAAGTTTTGAAATGATTGCTTTGCAACAACCAGTGACTACAGACTTACGGATGATTATTACCGTGATGAAAGCTAGTTCTGATTTGGAACGAATGGCAGATCATGCGGTTTCAGTTGCCAAATCAACGATCCGTGTGAAAGGTCAAACCAGAATCCCAGAGATCGAAAAAGAAATCTCTGATATGTCTGATTATGTCAAAAAAATGGTGGACAATGTGTTGGTTGCTTACGTCAAAACGGATGAAAAAGATGCTCGAACGATCGCAAATATGGATCAACGGGTCAATGATTATTTCAATCGCATCTACAATGCAACGATCAAAAATATGCAGTCTGATCCAGAAACAGTCATCAGTGGGACAGATTATCTAAATGTTGCCAGCTACTTAGAACGGATTGGCGATTATGTAACGAATATTTGTGAATGGATCGTGTATCTAGCTACAGGAAAAATCACCGAATTAAACTCAAATCATAACGAAATTTTCTAA
- the liaX gene encoding daptomycin-sensing surface protein LiaX, whose protein sequence is MKERERILDLVKKGILSTEEGLDLLESMATEKDEKQIAKEADKVTASHKEKDQATQLIDELENGTSEEIHFNADPKQNEKEDQENLERILDELATQANQTSAHLDEVNEKLAQNKAARNDKQETLMQLNTKEELDELTEDELLQRKTLESEIKELEAASEQLTEEQLKLEAELKDIRKNQWTEKKETIADKFELPDDWKEQANDTLNQVGEKMSEAGSQLGKFLRKTFQTVSETVNENMEWKDVNLRVPGIATTKFEHEFYYEAPAASILDIKAANGNVTLKTWESEDVKVEAKIKLYGKMNAEPFEAFLERSQIEVNDEHVSFQIPNKRVRADLVFYLPKRVYDHTAIKLLNGNITINDLEGKDVYTKSTNGNIVIQKLQATMLEIEGVNGNIDVQSGAILDSIIETVNGTVTVGTTPENLSVSLVNGDVRLTMKEEHLKKIEASSVNGNVKVALPTGIGMEGNAKTSLGSINSRLTDYEVIREKKERTNQLLQFRRLSENEVARIQLSTTTGSIYLKDTDQ, encoded by the coding sequence ATGAAAGAAAGAGAACGTATTTTAGACTTAGTTAAAAAAGGGATCCTTTCCACTGAAGAGGGCTTAGATTTATTAGAAAGCATGGCAACTGAGAAAGATGAAAAGCAAATCGCAAAAGAAGCAGATAAAGTAACTGCTAGTCATAAAGAAAAAGATCAAGCAACTCAATTGATCGATGAATTGGAAAATGGCACATCAGAAGAAATCCATTTTAATGCCGATCCAAAACAAAATGAAAAAGAAGATCAAGAAAATTTGGAACGTATCTTAGATGAGTTAGCAACACAAGCAAATCAAACGTCGGCTCATTTAGACGAAGTGAATGAAAAGTTAGCACAAAATAAAGCGGCACGCAATGACAAACAGGAAACATTGATGCAGCTGAATACCAAAGAAGAATTGGATGAACTAACAGAAGATGAGCTTCTCCAAAGAAAGACTCTTGAATCTGAGATCAAGGAATTAGAAGCTGCGAGTGAACAATTAACAGAAGAACAATTGAAACTAGAAGCAGAATTAAAAGATATTCGCAAAAACCAATGGACAGAAAAGAAAGAAACAATTGCTGATAAATTTGAGTTACCAGATGACTGGAAAGAACAAGCCAACGATACATTGAACCAAGTTGGAGAAAAAATGTCTGAAGCTGGTTCTCAGCTAGGCAAGTTTTTGCGGAAGACATTCCAAACGGTATCGGAAACAGTTAATGAAAACATGGAATGGAAAGATGTCAATCTCCGTGTACCAGGTATCGCAACGACAAAATTTGAACACGAATTTTATTATGAAGCACCTGCAGCAAGTATTCTTGATATCAAAGCTGCAAACGGAAATGTCACATTGAAAACTTGGGAAAGTGAAGATGTGAAAGTTGAAGCTAAAATCAAATTATACGGTAAAATGAATGCAGAACCATTCGAGGCATTCTTAGAACGTAGTCAAATTGAAGTCAATGATGAGCATGTCTCATTCCAAATTCCAAATAAACGTGTACGTGCGGATCTAGTCTTTTATTTACCAAAACGAGTATATGACCATACAGCAATCAAATTGTTAAATGGGAATATTACGATTAACGACTTAGAAGGTAAAGATGTGTACACCAAATCGACAAATGGAAATATCGTCATTCAAAAATTACAAGCAACCATGCTTGAAATTGAAGGCGTTAATGGGAATATCGATGTTCAATCAGGTGCAATCTTAGATTCGATCATCGAAACAGTGAATGGTACGGTCACTGTAGGAACAACCCCTGAAAATCTTTCCGTTTCTCTCGTTAATGGGGATGTACGGTTGACAATGAAAGAAGAACATTTGAAAAAAATTGAAGCAAGTTCAGTCAATGGCAATGTCAAAGTAGCTTTACCAACAGGAATTGGCATGGAAGGTAATGCGAAAACAAGTTTAGGCAGCATCAACAGCCGCCTGACTGATTATGAAGTAATCCGTGAAAAAAAAGAACGGACCAATCAATTACTACAGTTCCGTCGTCTCTCTGAAAATGAAGTAGCTAGAATCCAATTATCGACTACGACTGGTAGTATTTATTTAAAAGATACGGATCAATAA
- a CDS encoding PspC domain-containing protein: MKRKLTKSNKNIVLTGTLAGIAEYLGIDPTVVRVIYVFLSLVAFGSPVILYILLALLIPSGRNKQTRYGHENQYYQNNNYHHEQTKKRKEAEKVNDDEWSDF, encoded by the coding sequence ATGAAAAGAAAATTGACAAAATCAAATAAAAATATTGTTTTGACTGGTACATTAGCTGGGATTGCAGAATATCTTGGAATTGATCCAACGGTAGTTCGTGTGATCTATGTATTCCTAAGCTTAGTGGCATTTGGAAGTCCAGTTATCTTATATATTTTATTGGCTTTGCTCATCCCTTCTGGACGAAACAAACAGACTCGTTATGGGCATGAAAACCAATATTATCAAAATAATAATTATCATCATGAACAAACAAAAAAACGTAAAGAGGCGGAAAAGGTCAATGATGACGAATGGAGTGACTTCTAA
- a CDS encoding phage holin family protein, protein MSYLQRLIVNTLTFISLAVIFPTMIYVDSIWTAILASFVLSILNMFIKPILTILSLPFTLVTLGLFTFVINAAILKMTSFFVGASNFNFASFGSAFLIAVIMSVVNMIVSEHNSRR, encoded by the coding sequence ATGTCTTATCTTCAGCGCCTCATCGTGAATACGTTGACGTTCATCTCTCTGGCAGTGATTTTTCCGACGATGATTTATGTAGATAGTATTTGGACAGCTATTTTAGCAAGTTTCGTATTGTCCATCTTGAATATGTTCATTAAACCTATTCTAACAATTTTATCACTACCATTCACTTTAGTGACACTGGGCTTGTTCACATTTGTCATCAATGCGGCAATCTTGAAGATGACTTCCTTTTTTGTTGGAGCATCTAATTTTAATTTTGCTTCCTTTGGTTCAGCTTTTTTGATTGCTGTGATCATGTCAGTGGTGAATATGATTGTCAGTGAACACAATAGTAGAAGGTAA
- the hprK gene encoding HPr(Ser) kinase/phosphatase, whose protein sequence is MAEVVKVSQLVEKLSLEIVTGDEKSLERVIVTGDISRPGLELTGYFNYYSHDRLQLFGSKEISFAERMMPEERLMIMRRLCSEDMPAFIISRGLPASEEMIQAANEYGMAVLRSPISTSRLLGELSSYLDGRLAPRTSVHGVLVDVYGLGVLIQGDSGIGKSETALELIKRGHRLIADDRVDVYQQDELTVIGEPPKILEHLIEIRGIGIIDVMNLFGASAVRGSMQVQLAVYLEAWAKDKKYDRLGSEDTSVEIAEVGIPQIKIPVKTGRNVAIIIEVAAMNFRAKTMGFDATKTFEERLSRLIEENSGAQ, encoded by the coding sequence ATGGCAGAAGTTGTAAAAGTAAGCCAATTAGTAGAAAAATTATCATTAGAAATAGTGACTGGTGATGAAAAGAGTTTGGAGCGTGTTATCGTAACTGGTGACATCTCAAGACCTGGTTTAGAATTGACCGGTTATTTTAATTATTATTCACATGATCGTTTACAATTATTTGGGAGCAAAGAGATTAGCTTTGCTGAACGGATGATGCCGGAAGAAAGACTGATGATCATGAGAAGATTGTGCAGTGAGGATATGCCAGCATTCATTATTTCTCGGGGGCTTCCAGCTTCTGAAGAAATGATTCAAGCAGCCAACGAATACGGTATGGCTGTCTTACGTTCACCAATCTCCACATCACGTTTGCTTGGAGAATTATCTAGTTATTTAGATGGTCGTTTAGCTCCTAGAACGAGCGTTCATGGTGTGCTAGTCGATGTTTATGGGTTAGGTGTACTCATTCAAGGGGATAGCGGAATTGGTAAGAGTGAAACCGCATTAGAATTAATCAAACGTGGTCATCGCCTGATTGCTGATGACCGAGTAGATGTTTATCAACAAGATGAACTGACAGTCATTGGTGAACCACCAAAAATCTTAGAACACTTGATAGAGATCAGAGGGATCGGAATCATTGATGTCATGAACTTGTTTGGAGCAAGTGCTGTCCGTGGTTCAATGCAAGTGCAGTTAGCCGTTTATTTAGAAGCCTGGGCGAAGGACAAAAAATATGATCGACTAGGTTCTGAAGATACTTCTGTGGAAATTGCAGAAGTGGGGATTCCACAAATAAAAATACCTGTCAAAACTGGACGAAACGTGGCCATCATCATCGAAGTCGCAGCAATGAATTTCCGAGCAAAAACGATGGGATTTGATGCAACAAAAACGTTTGAAGAAAGATTAAGTCGTCTGATCGAAGAAAATTCAGGGGCACAATAG